Within Triticum dicoccoides isolate Atlit2015 ecotype Zavitan chromosome 1B, WEW_v2.0, whole genome shotgun sequence, the genomic segment TGCACACGAAGTATTCCGGAGCTTCCATGGTCCGATTCCAGCCTTGGCACAGGAGAATGCCGCCGCAGCAGTTCAGGAGAATGGCATTCTCGTAGTTCCCCAAGAAAGGGAGAGAGGGGTCGACCACCCTCGACAGGATCTCGATGGGCAGGCGCTCTGCCGCCGGCgcttgctcctcctcctcctgtctctTCCTCTTCCCCATCCCGTACACGGCCTGCCGCTGCAGCTGCGAATGGTAGAGGCATTTCGTTTAGGGATTTGAGATGTGCTCCTCCCGGATCTCTTCCTCGGGCCGAAGATtagacgaagaagaaggggagagGAGGGCAGCAAACCTCACACCTCAGAGCGCGACGGGAACGGCGGCGACGGAcgagaagacggcggcggcggcggcgagctggaACCGAAGTGTACGGGGAACAGAGTAGAGCGAACTGGTGGaggaatttttttttttttttggagaGAGAGCGGTGCTGTATTTGGATTGGAGGCCCAAAGATAACCATCAAAATAGATCTGATAATAGAGGAATCTCTCGGCCCAAGATGCACATGCATTTTCTCAACAAAAAAAAAGTCAAGAGTACATTTGTTTCTGGAAAAAAAAAGTCAAGAGTACATTTTTCTTCGGTCCAATAATTTTTCCTTTCATTTCTCAAAAAGAAATTCCTTTCGGCTTCAATCAATTTATTTGAGTGTCTGCCAAGAGTGGGGCAAGATTGAACAAGTAATATCTATCAGGCGAGAAACCACAGTTTTTTCATGGGGAAATCCCAGAATTCATTTTATGTGCTTCATTATCAATGTGTCATGATCGCTGCTAATTTCTGATTGCAAGGCCTATCCTTCACTTTATCTTTACCATGGAATGAACATTGTATTCATGgttcatgttttttttcttttatgaGAAATCATTTCCGAGTGGCTATTTTTTTAAATGAACATCACAACAAATATGTTACCTTGGCAAGTACTAATATTAACAGGACAAAGGAACTTCTAAATTTACTCAAAAAAAAGATACTTCTAAATAAGTGGTACTAACATAATCAATTAACTTCTAAATGAGTAGTATTAACATTTTTTTGAGACATTCTCGCTAAGCTTTTATTCAACCTTCACAATGTTTACAGGTAAAAATTGAAGCTCTCCAGGTATTAACAGGACTAAGGTAGCGTGTTTGATGTGGTCTTCCAGGGCTGGCCCTGAGCAAGTGCAGCAGGTGCCACCGCACAGGGCCCCAAAAATTTAGAGGCCCCAGCCCAGGTATGTGTATGACTAATAGATTCGTCTATAGGGCCCATTCTATCGAAAAATAAAGCCGAAACAATCAGCCCAACAGCGGGCATGTGGAGCAGCCAGCCTTACAACAACATGTACGTAGGCAGCGGAAATCCTATCTGCCGCATTCTGCGGCAGATTGTCGTAGGTTCCCAGCACCAAGCaacatgggccggcccaattatTAGTAAAGAACACACTACAGTATCCGGCAGTTTTGGGAACTAGGAGTTCTAAGAGGTTCCAGTCGGTTTTTCTGGTTTTATGAATCTTCTAGAAGGTAAGGGAAGGTTCCTGAACCAATTTATGTCTTTTTCAATTTTACTTTTTTGCTATTCATTTTTTTCCTCTCCTTTTTTCGGCTTCAATCAATTTATTTGAGTCTCTGTCAAGAGTGGGGCAAGATCTAACAAGTAATATTTATCAGGTGAGAAACTATAGTTTTTTCATAGGGAAATCCCAGAATTCATTTTATGTGCTTCATTATCAATGTGTCGTCATCGTCGCTAAATTATGATTGCTCATTCACCATGACCTTGCACAGCTTATCCTTCACTCTATCTTTACCATTGAATGAACACTGTATTCACTGttcatgttttttttccttttatgaGAAATCATTTCCGAGTGGCTATTTTTTAAAACGAACATCGCAACAAATATGTTAGCTTGGCAAGTACTAACATTAACAGGACAAAGGTACTTCTAAATTTACTAAAAAAAAGTACTTCTAAATGAGTGGCATTAATTAACAGGACCAAGGTGATCTGTATTAGGGCATGTACTATGCACagcctcaaggtgatgcctcgcatgccaCGTAGGATCagatatgacgtaaagtaggttcggatagggaagcgggatcctctccaggaggcgggtgcttgaatagaaaaagtgtggtccggtgacaaaagctgaaaaggttgAAGTGAAAAATAGAGACGCATGTATACTAaagtctttattttctatttcttaatgAGGCCCACTAGTGATAACTTGCATTGAAGAGAAAAAATAAATTTAGGTGCCTCAAATTACTCTTTTGTTAttcatatgccaccattgtacatgcccttaagaAAAGAAAAAAGCTGCCATTTCCAGCTTCTAGTGAAGAGTGGGGCTCCAAACTGAAATAACACAAAGTAACACATGGCATGATTTATTAGTCGTGTCCGGATTTGATTTTGCTTCATTCTTTCCTCTAAACTTTAGCGATCTAAATAAAAGTAACATATTGTCTGACAACACAAATGGAACACCATGCGTGCAGATTTCGAGTATAATTGGTTTGATGACAAAAGTTGGCATGTCAAATTTTGGTAACTGCCAAATATTGGCTAGAGATTGGTTGTTTGCCAATTCTTGTGGTCAATCTCACAAAAAGTTGTCAAATGTTGGCAACTTTTTGGTTTTGTCAAATGTTGGCTTGCCAAATGTTGgtagcaaaccaattatgctcgAAACTCAAGGAGCCTCCCTGTCCACAACTGTATATACAAGGGATAACAATAACACTTTCAAGTGCACCAAAACAGAGCTGCATCAAGATTCAACTTTGATGGATAAACGGTTTTACACTGAAGATAATAAATGGACAGAAGCTAGAGATGCAGATAGTCTCAAACAG encodes:
- the LOC119313230 gene encoding uncharacterized protein LOC119313230; this translates as MGKRKRQEEEEQAPAAERLPIEILSRVVDPSLPFLGNYENAILLNCCGGILLCQGWNRTMEAPEYFVCNPATNREDLVGAACTRACAVAWSSDKLQFLFVFRPCRPLSLPRIRVRSERLLHDSKGLLI